One genomic segment of Salminus brasiliensis chromosome 6, fSalBra1.hap2, whole genome shotgun sequence includes these proteins:
- the LOC140556838 gene encoding organic solute transporter subunit alpha isoform X1, giving the protein MLRRVDNCSLMGAEIPLSLEFFKVIKNELWLFLIPAVLAVLLLALFLEEVGFFLRHVPSSKRRLLYLWILGMYPVFGMMSIIALYVPRSSSLCNFIASLYHSITLLKFMGLIKNFFGGKARMLEALAGEQVSPNPFPCCCCCCLPLININRTSLGWMMAAVLQLSVVRSLLFFITLVLWTDEQYDYGDVDSVNPNVYVNAIIGVSTFLSFYGYLLFYKATKRALHGYGLRAKFICIIVVLVLCGLQNGILETMGALKVVPCTPPFSDLFRSQIIYHYSVIVEMFCIGLFARNIFRKVEPVPEEAYGLEEGVGSKTDKSIQTEDALPLAVQLSSQAEEPWCSNLGYSSDSEDSLCRIEHAPLDRFSFPSQSRPQIRATSEKVNTTLPEEHKSTEPPTITVSAEINYVENTDVTVV; this is encoded by the exons ATGCTCAGGCGGGTAGACAACTGCAGCCTGATGGGGGCTGAAATCCCACTCTCGTTAGAGTTTTTCAAAG TGATTAAAAATGAGCTGTGGCTGTTCCTCATCCCGGCGGTGTTGGCTGTACTGCTGCTGGCTCTCTTCCTGGAGGAGGTTGGCTTCTTCCTCCGTCATGTGCCTTCGTCCAAACGCAGACTGCTCTACCTGTGGATTCTGGGCATGTACCCG GTGTTTGGAATGATGTCCATCATTGCATTGTACGTGCCTCGGTCCTCTTCACTCTGCAATTTTATAGCCTCTCT GTATCACTCCATCACTCTGTTGAAATTTATGGGCCTCATCAAAAACTTCTTTGGGGGAAAAGCCCGAATGCTGGAAGCTCTGGCGGGTGAACAGGTATCTCCTAACCCTTTCccctgctgctgttgctgctgcctgCCCCTAATCAACATCAACAG GACAAGCCTGGGATGGATGATGGCAGCTGTTCTGCAGCTCTCTGTGGTCAGATCACTGCTGTTCTTCATAACTCTTGTCCTCTGGACAGATGAACAGTATGACTATGGTGAT GTGGATTCAGTCAATCCCAATGTGTATGTGAATGCCATCATTGGTGTGTCCACCTTTCTGTCCTTCTATGGCTACCTGCTGTTTTATAAGGCAACAAAGAGAGCACTGCATGGCTACGGGCTTCGAGCCAAGTTTATTTGCATCATTGTGGTCTTGGTCTTGTGTGGACTTCAAAATGGAATTCTGGAAACCATGGGAGCGCTTAAAGTTGTGCCATGTACACCTCCCTTCTCTGATCTGTTCCGCTCCCAGA TAATCTACCACTACTCTGTGATCGTGGAGATGTTCTGCATTGGCCTCTTTGCACGGAACATATTCCGCAAAGTGGAGCCCGTTCCAGAGGAGGCCTACGGACTTGAGGAGGGGGTTGGGAGTAAAACTGACAAGTCCATCCAAACTGAGGACGCATTGCCCCTTGCCGTGCAGCTCAGCTCCCAGGCAGAGGAGCCATGGTGCTCTAATCTTGGCTACAGCAGTGACAGTGAAGACAGCCTGTGCAGGATAGAACATGCACCACTGGACCGCTTCTCCTTTCCCTCACAGTCCAGGCCTCAAATACGGGCAACGTCAGAGAAAGTCAACACTACGCTACCTGAGGAGCATAAAAGCACGGAGCCACCAACCATCACTGTCAGTGCTGAGATCAACTATGTGGAAAATACTGACGTGACTGTTGTATAG
- the LOC140556838 gene encoding organic solute transporter subunit alpha isoform X2 — protein sequence MGQNVFGMMSIIALYVPRSSSLCNFIASLYHSITLLKFMGLIKNFFGGKARMLEALAGEQVSPNPFPCCCCCCLPLININRTSLGWMMAAVLQLSVVRSLLFFITLVLWTDEQYDYGDVDSVNPNVYVNAIIGVSTFLSFYGYLLFYKATKRALHGYGLRAKFICIIVVLVLCGLQNGILETMGALKVVPCTPPFSDLFRSQIIYHYSVIVEMFCIGLFARNIFRKVEPVPEEAYGLEEGVGSKTDKSIQTEDALPLAVQLSSQAEEPWCSNLGYSSDSEDSLCRIEHAPLDRFSFPSQSRPQIRATSEKVNTTLPEEHKSTEPPTITVSAEINYVENTDVTVV from the exons ATGGGTCAAAAT GTGTTTGGAATGATGTCCATCATTGCATTGTACGTGCCTCGGTCCTCTTCACTCTGCAATTTTATAGCCTCTCT GTATCACTCCATCACTCTGTTGAAATTTATGGGCCTCATCAAAAACTTCTTTGGGGGAAAAGCCCGAATGCTGGAAGCTCTGGCGGGTGAACAGGTATCTCCTAACCCTTTCccctgctgctgttgctgctgcctgCCCCTAATCAACATCAACAG GACAAGCCTGGGATGGATGATGGCAGCTGTTCTGCAGCTCTCTGTGGTCAGATCACTGCTGTTCTTCATAACTCTTGTCCTCTGGACAGATGAACAGTATGACTATGGTGAT GTGGATTCAGTCAATCCCAATGTGTATGTGAATGCCATCATTGGTGTGTCCACCTTTCTGTCCTTCTATGGCTACCTGCTGTTTTATAAGGCAACAAAGAGAGCACTGCATGGCTACGGGCTTCGAGCCAAGTTTATTTGCATCATTGTGGTCTTGGTCTTGTGTGGACTTCAAAATGGAATTCTGGAAACCATGGGAGCGCTTAAAGTTGTGCCATGTACACCTCCCTTCTCTGATCTGTTCCGCTCCCAGA TAATCTACCACTACTCTGTGATCGTGGAGATGTTCTGCATTGGCCTCTTTGCACGGAACATATTCCGCAAAGTGGAGCCCGTTCCAGAGGAGGCCTACGGACTTGAGGAGGGGGTTGGGAGTAAAACTGACAAGTCCATCCAAACTGAGGACGCATTGCCCCTTGCCGTGCAGCTCAGCTCCCAGGCAGAGGAGCCATGGTGCTCTAATCTTGGCTACAGCAGTGACAGTGAAGACAGCCTGTGCAGGATAGAACATGCACCACTGGACCGCTTCTCCTTTCCCTCACAGTCCAGGCCTCAAATACGGGCAACGTCAGAGAAAGTCAACACTACGCTACCTGAGGAGCATAAAAGCACGGAGCCACCAACCATCACTGTCAGTGCTGAGATCAACTATGTGGAAAATACTGACGTGACTGTTGTATAG